In the Pedobacter cryoconitis genome, AAGATTACCATGCGGGGGCTATTTCAGGCCCGGTATCTTTTCAGCGGCAATAAAAATATTGATTTAAATGGTCTGCATCATCTTGATGGTAAAGCGGTTTATAATGATTTTGATATTAAACGTGCAAGGTTGCAATTTACCTCGAAAATATCAGATCGTACGGATGTGGTGTTATTGCTGAACCTGGCAGATTTTAAAACTGACCCCAAGAATAAAGTATTGGAGAATGCTTATATCACCTATAGGCTGGATAATTTTATAAATCTGAAGATGGGGCAATTCAGACCTGCTTTCGGTCTGGAGGATATGTATCCTGTTGATGTGATTAAATCCATGGATTATTCTAATCAGTACACCGCTTTCGGGAATAATGGCTGGCAAAGTTTCCAGATTGGGGCCAGTATTTATGGGGCAACGCATGGAGAGATCCCTGTCAAATATGAACTTTCTGTAATCAACGGAAATAACAGGAATCAACTGATGGATAATGACAATGGAAAACACTTTTCTACCCGGGTAGAATTAGGCTTGCAAAAAAGTCTGAAGATTAAATTAGGATTGAATGGTGGCCTGGCAACCGTCTTAGGAAGCAACGTATATGCTGCTGGTGTAGATTTATCTGGTGTTGTTCCCCTGGGCAAAAAGTGGTCGTTGGAAATAGAAACAGAATTTAAGCAGGGAAATAACCATACCTTTTATTATGGACTGGATTCTGCTAAACGTGTTGGCGGAGTGGACAATTACCAGATGCATGGTCTGTATTTTCTACCCAATCTCAGGTATGCGATCAATTATCACCGTTTAAGTTCTCTGGAATTTTCTTGCCGGTACGAGAATTTTAACAACGATTTTAAACATGCTGCTAATAATCCAAGACAAACCTGGACTCCTATGGTCAGTGCAGAGTTTTTAAAGGCTTATAGTGCCCGTATCCAGTTTGGGGTTAATATCGACCGGTATAAAAGAAATATTCCCGGAACTATACAATATAATAATGAAATGTTTATTGTACAGGTCCAATCAAGACTATAAGTTAAAATACGATCATGAAATCTACAGCTACTACAGCGGCGGCGGCGCCTCCAAAAAAAGAAATTCAACCTATTCCATTGCTGATTACCGTGGTATTCGGACTCGCGATCTGGTTTATTCCGGCGCCAGAAGGTGTTAAACCTGAAGCCTGGCATTTACTGGCGATCTTTCTGGCTACTATTGTCGGGATCATCCTGAAAGCTGCCAGTATGGGCACGCTTTGTATGATGGCTATCGCGCTGGTTGCCATGACCGGTGTGCTTGCTCCGGGCAATCCGGGAAAATCAATTACACTCGCCTTAAGAAGTTTTGGGGATAAGGTAATCTGGCTGATCGGGATCAGTTTTTTTATCGCCCGTGGCTTTATCAAAACTGGTTTAGGAAGCAGGATCGCTTATATTTTTATCAAATTATTTGGTAAAAGTTCTTTGGGGCTGGCTTATAGTCTGGGCGCTGCCGATTTAATACTTGCTCCGGCTATTCCAAGTAATACAGCCAGAGGCGGAGGGATTATTTATCCGATTATGAAATCTATGGCCATGAGCCTGGGTTCTATGCCCGATAAAGCGGAAACGCACCGTAAAGTAGGGGCATACCTGACTTTGAACAGTTATTATATGAACCTGATTGCTTCGGCTATGTTCCTGACTGGAACTGCGAGTAACCCGATGTGTCAGAAATTTGCAGCAGATATGGGTATCCATATCAGCTGGATGTCGTGGTTCTGGGCGGCAATTGTTCCCGGACTGGCCTCCGTAATTATTATACCTTTTTTATTGTACAAGATTTTTCCTCCTGAGTTGAAAAAAACAACAGAAGCACCAGCAATGGCTATAGCAAAGTTGAAAGAGATGGGGGAAATTACAAAAAATGAATGGCTGATGCTGTTGGCATTCGTAATCTTACTGGTACTTTGGGTAACTGGAGATCTGTTTAAAATTGATGCGACAACAACTGCATTTATCGGGCTTTCTATTTTATTACTTACTCAGGTATTGACCTGGGAAGATGTCAAAGCTGAAAAAGGAGCCTGGGATACTATTGTCTGGTTTGCAACGCTGGTGATGATGGCCGGATCACTCAACGAACTTGGTTTCATTCCCTGGTTTGGACATTTAATACAAACTTTACTTTTAGGAATGTCCTGGACATTGGCTTTCCCAATTATTATCGTTGTTTATTTTCTGAGCCATTACCTGTTTGCCAGCGCAACTGCGCATGTAGCCGCAATGTATGCCGCTTTATTAGCCGTAGGCATCGCTATGGGCGTCCCTCCATTGTTACTGGCACTGATGCTAGGTTTTACAGGTTCCTTGTTTGGGACCATTACACATTATGCACATGGCCCTGCACCAGTATATTTTGGAAGTGGGTATGTGGATGTTAAACAGTGGTGGATTATGGGATTGATCGTCGGGATAGCATTATTGGCAATCTGGATGGGATTAGGTGGTTTATGGTGGAAAGTCACCGGAGTTTATTAAATAAAAAGACATGAAGTTAACCTTTCTTAAAAGCACTTTATCACGGAAAAACCTGATGGCCCTGACCGGACTGTTCCTGTGTTTTTTCCTGGTGATCCATTTACTGGGAAATTTACAGTTGCTGCTGCCAGCAGACCGGGCAGCAGAGCGTTTTAATCACTATTCTGATCTTTTATCAGGCAATATATTTATTAAAATGATTTCTTATGTACTGTATCTTTCACTGATTGCGCATGCAGTGGATGCATTAATCATCACCGTGAGAAATAAACAAACGGCAACAAAATATGCTTATGATAACCGGAAACAGGCCAGTAAATGGTATTCAAGAAATATGGGGATACTAGGTACAATACTCTTGATTTTCCTGGTCATCCATTTCAAAGATTTCTGGTATGTCTATAAATTCGGGACGGTACCCTTTGATCGAAATGGAAATAAGGATTTATATGTAGTAGTTGTCCATGCCTTTAAATCATGGTGGTATGTATTGCTTTATGTACTGTCGATGTTTGCCTTAGGCTTTCACCTTTTACATGGTTTTAAAAGTGCTGTCAGAACATTGGGCTTATACCATCCGGGATATGCCGCGCTCGTACAAACCTTTGGTACAGTGTACAGTTATGCAATTACTATCGGTTTTGCAGTGATACCGGTTTATGTTCACCTTACTCAATTCGGATTATGGAATTAGATGCTAAAATACCAGCTGGCCCGTTAGAGACTAAATGGAGTCAGTACAAAGCGCAGGCTAAACTGGTCAATCCTGCAAACCGGAAAAAATTACCTGTTATTGTGGTTGGAACCGGGCTTGCTGGCGCATCTGCTGCTGCTTCTTTAGCTGAACAGGGTTATCCGGTCACTTCTTTCTGTTTCCAGGATTCTGCCAGAAGAGCACATTCAGTAGCTGCTCAGGGCGGCGTGAATGCAGCCAAGAACTATCAGAATGATGGAGACTCTGTTTACAGGATGTTTTATGATACGCTGAAAGGCGGGGATTTCCGGGCACGTGAAGCTAATGTATACCGTTTAGCGGAATGTTCTTTAAATCTGATCGATCAGGCAGTAGCACAAGGTGTACCTTTTGCGAGGGAATATGGCGGATACCTGAGTAACCGTTCTTTTGGCGGAGTGCAGGTGAGCCGTACTTTTTATGCGCGGGGACAAACCGGACAGCAATTGCTGCTGGGTGCTTATCAGGCATTGATGCGGCAGGTTTCTCTTGGGAAAGTTAATTTATACAGCAGGCATGAAATGCTGGATCTGGTGGTCATAGAAGGGAAAGCTAAAGGAATTATTGCAAGAAATCTGGACACTGGATTAATAGAACGTTTTGCTGCCGAAGCTGTAGTGATAGCTACAGGCGGGTTTGGTAAGATTTATTATTTATCCACGCTGGCTATGGGCTGTAATGGCTCGGCCATTTGGCGGGCACATAAAAGAGGAGCGCTGATGGCTTGTCCAAGCTGGACACAAATTCACCCGACGAGTTTACCTCAATCGGGAGATTATCAGTCGAAATTAACGCTGATGTCAGAATCATTGCGGAATGACGGAAGAATCTGGGTTCCTCAATTACCAGATGAACAAAGGGCTGCAAATGATATTCCTGAACAGGAAAGAGATTATTATCTGGAAAGACGTTATCCTTCGTTTGGTAATCTGGCACCAAGAGACATTTCTTCCAGAGCAGCTAAAGAAAGAATTGATGCTGGTTTCGGGGTCGGCGCACAGCGGAATGCAGTGTATCTCGATTTTTCAAAAGCAATCAAAGAGCAGGGCAAGGAGAAGATCAAAGAGAAGTATGGAAACCTGTTTTCTATGTATAAAAAGATAACTGCCGATGATGCGTATGCTGCACCAATGAAGATTTCTCCTGCTGCACATTTTTCAATGGGTGGTTTATGGGTGGACTATGAACTGATGACTACTATTCCAGGTTTATTTGCCATTGGAGAGGCTAATTTTGCAGACCATGGTGCAAACAGGCTAGGGGCAAATTCTTTGTTGCAAGCCTGTGTAGATGGTTATTTCATCCTTCCATATACCCTGGCTAATTATTTATCAGGGGAGTTGAAGAAAGAAAAGATAACGACTGATCATCCTGAATTTGACCGGACTGAAAAAGAAGTTGTCACGCAGCTGACCGGACTTTGTGAGCTCAAAGGCACAAAAACAGCAGATTACTTCCATAAAAAATTAGGGAAATTATTATATGATAAATGTGGTTTGTCACGCTCTGCTGAAGGGTTGACAGCAGCTATTGAAGGGATTAAAATATTAAGAACAGCGTTTTATAAAGACCTGATTGTTCCTGGAACAGCTGGTGAAATTAACAGCGAACTGGAAAAAGCAGGCAGGGTGGCTGATTACCTGGAGATCGCAGAGCTGATGTGTCATGATGCATTAAGCAGAGAAGAATCATGCGGTGCACATTTCAGGGAAGAATATCAAACTGCGGATGGCGAAGCGTTAAGGGACGATGAAAATTATTGTTACGTGTCTGCATGGGAATGGAGGGGAAAAAATAGTCTTCCTGTATTACACCCTGAGCACTTAAAATTCGAATTTATTAAATTATCAGTAAGAAGTTATAGTTAGGAATCATGAAGATACATCTTAAAATATGGCGTCAGAAAGATGCAAAAGCTAAAGGGAAACTGGTAGATTATATGCTGGATCAGGTGGATCACCACATGTCTTTTCTGGAAATGATGGATACTTTAAATGAGCAGCTGATCCTTAAGGGAGAAATGCCAGTGGAGTTCGATCATGATTGCAGGGAGGGAATTTGCGGAACTTGCGGGATGATGATCAATGGGCAGGCTCATGGGCCGGTTCCGGGTTTAACAGCATGCCAGCTGCATATGCGGGAATTTGAAGATGGTGCTACAATTTATGTGGAACCTTTCAGGGCTACTGCTTTTCCTGTAAAGCGCGATCTTAAGGTTGACCGTTCAGCTTTTGACCGTATTATACAGGCGGGTGGATTTATTACGGCTAATACTGGACAGCCTGTGGAGGCCAATACTTTATTGATTACGCACGAAACTGCGGAATCTGCTTTTGATTCGGCTGCTTGTATTGGCTGTGGTGCTTGTGTGGCTACTTGTAAAAATTCAAGTGCTGCCCTTTTTACTTCTGCCAAGGTTTCTCATCTGGCCAAAATTCCGCAGGGAGAAAAAGAAGCGGCGAAAAGGGTACTGAAAATGGTTTCCCGTATGGATGAAGAGGGTTTTGGGCATTGCAGTAATACGGAAGCTTGTGAGGTGGAGTGTCCGCAGGGAATCTCTGTGCTGAATATCGCAAGGATGAACTGGGAGTATACGAAAGCGAATTTGCTGAAAGATTAAAATAAATTTTCAATTGCTGTAGCGTTTGCTGATTTGCTTACGTTTTACAGTCAATAGGTTAGATTCGAACTCCGGAATCGGGTAATGGTAGTTGCCTAAGGGATCTTCATCGGTGTGTTTTGTTGCTTGCCAATGTAGATAATAAAAGGAATTTGAACTTTTGGGTAGATGAAATTCCGTACACACACACACACACAAATGGATACAATAGCCCCTCTTTTTATGGAGGGGCTTTGTTTTTTTTGGGATATTTTATCAATGGGATATTTTACCAGAAAAGGCTGTATAAGGCAACGATAATTCCCCCTACGATCAATGATCCTATAGCGAAACTCTGATTGGTTTTAAACATAGATCTGTCAACCTCAAGTCCTTTAGGGTTGATGCCGTTCCTGTTTTCCAGTTTACTGATGATGAACATGGCAATTACACAAATTGCAAATACAAAGCCCATCCGGTCAATGAATGGGATCTCATACAACATCGCACCATTTTTCTGTTCCACCAATTTTGAAAAACCATAAGGGCTTAACCATTCCAGGTTAGCAAATAATGGCAGGGCTTTAAACACAACGGACAGGATAAAACCACCGATAGTTGCAAATAATGCTGCATTGGAAGTTGTTCTTTTCCAGAAGAACCCCAATAAGAACATGGCAAAAATACCCGGAGAAACAAAACCAGTATATTCCTGGATAAACTGGAAACCTCCTTTTTTATCAATTCCGAGTTGTGGTGCAATAATGATCGCAAGGACCATGGCTACAATAACTGTAATCCGGCCAACGATAACTTGTTTATTCTCGTCCGCATCTTTATTGATTACTTTTTTGTAAACATCAAGTGTAAATATGGTCGCGATGCTGTTTGCTTTTCCTGCAAGAGAAGCTACGATAGCGGCTGTTAAAGCTGCAAAAGATAACCCTTTTAGTCCTTGCGGTAAAAGGTTAAGCAATACAGGATAAGCTGAATCTGCATTTAACGAGCCATCTTTCAACATGGCTTTTTGGAAATCCCCATAGCCTTCTTTGTACAATACATAAGCAGCAATACCTGGTAAAACAACGATGACTGGCATCAGTAATTTCAGGAATGCAGCAAATAATAATCCACTGCGGGCCGTTTTTAAATCAGCACCTAATGCTCTTTGTGTAATATATTGGTTACAGCCCCAGTAGTTGAGGTTAACGATCCACATTCCACCTATCAATACTGATAAACCTGGCAAATCCATATAGTTTGCATCTTCTTTGTGGAAAATCATCTGGAAGTGATCAACAGCTTTTTCTTTGATGAGTGACAACCCGTTAAATACACCGGTGGTCCCAAAATGTGTAGAGACTAATTCCAGCGCAAGGTAGGTTGTGGCCAGACCACCAAGGATCAGGAAAAATACCTGGATAACATCTGTATAACCGATTACTTTCATCCCGCCGAGGGTAATAATTACGGCAAAAACAGAGAGTACGTACATACAGGCGGTAATATTAATCCCTGAGATACTGTTAATAGCTAAAGCGCCGAGGTAAAGGATAGAGGTCAGGTTGACGACCACATACAGTAAGAGCCAGAAAATAGCCATGATCATTGCTACAGTACTGTTGTACCGCTGTCCCAGAAATTGGGGCATCGTATAGATTTTATTCTTGATATAGACAGGAATAAAAAATATAGCGACAATAATCAAGGTGGCAGCGGCTAACCATTCGTAACTGGCAATGGCCAGGCCCATGGTAAAGCCCGATCCGCTCATTCCAATAAATTGTTCTGCTGAAATATTAGAGGCAATAAGAGAGGCGCCGATGGCCCACCAGGTTAAGGAGTCTTTTGCAAGGAAGAAATCTTTTGAATTTTCCTTTTGTGCTTGTTTTTTGCGGTAAACTGTCCAGCCGTAGAGGGCGACGATGAGGAAGTAAACGAGGAAAACGACGTAGTCGTAAATGCCTAATGTGTTCATAGTTTAAGTGGTTCGGATTTAAAGGGGATATGGCCTCTAATCCATTTCCTTTATCAGGAGGTTGGTTTATAATTGGTTATCGAAAATAAATTTAGTATAATAATTTTACTATGCAATTATTATACGAAGCTGTTTAGGATTCTTCTGAGAATTTGTTACGTAAGCTATGGTTTGGGATAGAAATTTTCAGGACTTTTGTTTTATGGATAATGTATTGTCAAAAGCAGAGCGTACCCGTCAGTTTATCATTGAAACTACAGCGGGTATATTTAATACGAAAGGATATGCAGGGACTTCATTGTCAGATTTGACGGAGGCTACTCACCTGACTAAGGGAAGTATTTATGGCAATTTTGAGAATAAGGAGGATGTTGCACTTTCAGTGTTTGATTATAATTTATCCAAGATCAGAAAAACTATTGCACAGCGGATGCAAAAGGCAGTCAGCTATCAGGAAAAACTGATGGTTTATGCACAGGTTTATCATAGCTTCAGCGGAGCATCTTTTCCAACAGGAGGGTGCCCGATCCTGAATACTGCGGTAGAGGCTGATGATACGAATACGTTATTAAAAGCAAAAGCTGCCAAAGCAGTAACGGATTGGAAAAAAGATATTGGTAACCTGATTGCTGCCGGGATGGAAGCTGGGGAGTTTAAAGCAGACATTGATGTTGACCGGATCGCGTATTCTATCATTGCATTGATTGAAGGAGGGATTATGATCGCAAAAATTACTGGTCATTCTTCAAATCTGGATAAAATCCTGATTACTGTAGAGCAGGTTATCCTTCAGCTAAAAGTATAAAACCTTCATTTTAAAACATAAAAAAAGCCGGCATGCTTGAACAACGTGCCGGCTTGAAATGATTTTATTTACAAAGATTTGAAAACAACAATTCCGTTGTGACCACCAAAACCAAAAGTATTACTCATTGCTGAGGTAACTTTAGCTGAGATTGCTTCTTTAATAACAATATTCAGATTTGATGGAATTGCAGGATCAAGTTCGTCTGTATTGATGGTTGGTGGAATAATACTGTCACGCATCGATAATAAACAGATAATTGCTTCAATAGCTCCGGCTGCACCTAATAAGTGCCCGGTCATAGATTTTGTTGCACTAATGAACAAGTCATTTTTACCTGTTCCCAGCAGATTACTTACAGCCTTAGTTTCAGAAAGGTCACCAACCGGGGTAGAAGTAGCGTGCGTATTTAAATAGTTAATATCATGGATCGTTAAACCAGCTTCTGTAAGGGCTAATTTCATCGCATGAGATGCGCCTAAACCTTCAGGATGAGTTGCTGTCATATGGTAAGCGTCCGCAGTCATTGCAGCGCCACCAATTTCTCCATAAATAGTTGCACCACGTTTTACGGCATGCTCGTATTCTTCCAGGACCAGTGCACCTGCACCTTCGCCCATTACAAAACCATCACGTTTAATGTCAAATGGTTTTGAAGCTGTTTCAGGCGTGTCATTTTGTGCTGACATTGCTTTCATTGCACAAAATCCACCTACTGAAGAAGCAGAAATCGGCGCTTCTGAACCACCTGTTACAATGATTTTTGCTTTACCCAAACGGATATAAGTAAATGCATCCATAATTGCTGTGTTAGAGGTTGCACAAGCAGAAACAGTTGTGTAATTGATTCCCATATATCCATTACGGATAGAAATCATTCCTGAAGCCATGTTAGCGATCAGTTTTGGAACAAAGAAAGGGCTGTAACGTGGTGTACCATTTCCCAGCGCAAATTCAGCAGACTGTTGCTCGAAAGTATCCATTCCACCTTGTCCGGATCCCCAGATTACACCCACATCAAATGGGTCCATTTTGTCAAATTCAAAGCCAGAGTCTTTGATTGCCTCATCAGACGCCACCAGCGCATATTGTGTAAAACGGTCTGTTCTTTTAATGTCTGACCTGTCTAAATATTTTGTAACGTCATAATCCTTGAGTTCACAAGCAAATTGCGTGCGGAAGAGGGAGGCATCAAAGCGGGTAATCTTTGCAGCTCCGCTTTTTCCAGCTATGGTATTGCTCCAGAAAGTATTTACATCATTTCCTAAAGGGGTTAATGCCCCAATCCCTGTGATAACAACTCTTTTTAACATATGCATATATAAATTAATGATTCATCATCGCCTTTACAGCGCTGATTAACTCTTTGAGTCTGTTTAAACTTTAGACAAACTCTTACAAAAGTAAGATTATATTTAATACCTAATGGTATAATTAGGATCTGTATTTACCGTTTCCTCCCATTATGACGCGAAAATACAAATATTAAAGTCAAATATTAGCCTGTTTATATTTATGTTGCCTGTGCGTGTTTAAATTTAAACGGGTTCTTTAATGGATTGCGGGGATGTTTATTTGTGTAACTGATATTTTGCAAT is a window encoding:
- a CDS encoding porin; this translates as MNKFLILVVLSLTGVFQIRAQEPVKQDSTAKGKITMRGLFQARYLFSGNKNIDLNGLHHLDGKAVYNDFDIKRARLQFTSKISDRTDVVLLLNLADFKTDPKNKVLENAYITYRLDNFINLKMGQFRPAFGLEDMYPVDVIKSMDYSNQYTAFGNNGWQSFQIGASIYGATHGEIPVKYELSVINGNNRNQLMDNDNGKHFSTRVELGLQKSLKIKLGLNGGLATVLGSNVYAAGVDLSGVVPLGKKWSLEIETEFKQGNNHTFYYGLDSAKRVGGVDNYQMHGLYFLPNLRYAINYHRLSSLEFSCRYENFNNDFKHAANNPRQTWTPMVSAEFLKAYSARIQFGVNIDRYKRNIPGTIQYNNEMFIVQVQSRL
- a CDS encoding TetR/AcrR family transcriptional regulator, translated to MDNVLSKAERTRQFIIETTAGIFNTKGYAGTSLSDLTEATHLTKGSIYGNFENKEDVALSVFDYNLSKIRKTIAQRMQKAVSYQEKLMVYAQVYHSFSGASFPTGGCPILNTAVEADDTNTLLKAKAAKAVTDWKKDIGNLIAAGMEAGEFKADIDVDRIAYSIIALIEGGIMIAKITGHSSNLDKILITVEQVILQLKV
- a CDS encoding fumarate reductase/succinate dehydrogenase flavoprotein subunit, producing MELDAKIPAGPLETKWSQYKAQAKLVNPANRKKLPVIVVGTGLAGASAAASLAEQGYPVTSFCFQDSARRAHSVAAQGGVNAAKNYQNDGDSVYRMFYDTLKGGDFRAREANVYRLAECSLNLIDQAVAQGVPFAREYGGYLSNRSFGGVQVSRTFYARGQTGQQLLLGAYQALMRQVSLGKVNLYSRHEMLDLVVIEGKAKGIIARNLDTGLIERFAAEAVVIATGGFGKIYYLSTLAMGCNGSAIWRAHKRGALMACPSWTQIHPTSLPQSGDYQSKLTLMSESLRNDGRIWVPQLPDEQRAANDIPEQERDYYLERRYPSFGNLAPRDISSRAAKERIDAGFGVGAQRNAVYLDFSKAIKEQGKEKIKEKYGNLFSMYKKITADDAYAAPMKISPAAHFSMGGLWVDYELMTTIPGLFAIGEANFADHGANRLGANSLLQACVDGYFILPYTLANYLSGELKKEKITTDHPEFDRTEKEVVTQLTGLCELKGTKTADYFHKKLGKLLYDKCGLSRSAEGLTAAIEGIKILRTAFYKDLIVPGTAGEINSELEKAGRVADYLEIAELMCHDALSREESCGAHFREEYQTADGEALRDDENYCYVSAWEWRGKNSLPVLHPEHLKFEFIKLSVRSYS
- a CDS encoding anion permease, with the translated sequence MKSTATTAAAAPPKKEIQPIPLLITVVFGLAIWFIPAPEGVKPEAWHLLAIFLATIVGIILKAASMGTLCMMAIALVAMTGVLAPGNPGKSITLALRSFGDKVIWLIGISFFIARGFIKTGLGSRIAYIFIKLFGKSSLGLAYSLGAADLILAPAIPSNTARGGGIIYPIMKSMAMSLGSMPDKAETHRKVGAYLTLNSYYMNLIASAMFLTGTASNPMCQKFAADMGIHISWMSWFWAAIVPGLASVIIIPFLLYKIFPPELKKTTEAPAMAIAKLKEMGEITKNEWLMLLAFVILLVLWVTGDLFKIDATTTAFIGLSILLLTQVLTWEDVKAEKGAWDTIVWFATLVMMAGSLNELGFIPWFGHLIQTLLLGMSWTLAFPIIIVVYFLSHYLFASATAHVAAMYAALLAVGIAMGVPPLLLALMLGFTGSLFGTITHYAHGPAPVYFGSGYVDVKQWWIMGLIVGIALLAIWMGLGGLWWKVTGVY
- a CDS encoding sodium:solute symporter family transporter; its protein translation is MNTLGIYDYVVFLVYFLIVALYGWTVYRKKQAQKENSKDFFLAKDSLTWWAIGASLIASNISAEQFIGMSGSGFTMGLAIASYEWLAAATLIIVAIFFIPVYIKNKIYTMPQFLGQRYNSTVAMIMAIFWLLLYVVVNLTSILYLGALAINSISGINITACMYVLSVFAVIITLGGMKVIGYTDVIQVFFLILGGLATTYLALELVSTHFGTTGVFNGLSLIKEKAVDHFQMIFHKEDANYMDLPGLSVLIGGMWIVNLNYWGCNQYITQRALGADLKTARSGLLFAAFLKLLMPVIVVLPGIAAYVLYKEGYGDFQKAMLKDGSLNADSAYPVLLNLLPQGLKGLSFAALTAAIVASLAGKANSIATIFTLDVYKKVINKDADENKQVIVGRITVIVAMVLAIIIAPQLGIDKKGGFQFIQEYTGFVSPGIFAMFLLGFFWKRTTSNAALFATIGGFILSVVFKALPLFANLEWLSPYGFSKLVEQKNGAMLYEIPFIDRMGFVFAICVIAMFIISKLENRNGINPKGLEVDRSMFKTNQSFAIGSLIVGGIIVALYSLFW
- a CDS encoding succinate dehydrogenase/fumarate reductase iron-sulfur subunit, with translation MKIHLKIWRQKDAKAKGKLVDYMLDQVDHHMSFLEMMDTLNEQLILKGEMPVEFDHDCREGICGTCGMMINGQAHGPVPGLTACQLHMREFEDGATIYVEPFRATAFPVKRDLKVDRSAFDRIIQAGGFITANTGQPVEANTLLITHETAESAFDSAACIGCGACVATCKNSSAALFTSAKVSHLAKIPQGEKEAAKRVLKMVSRMDEEGFGHCSNTEACEVECPQGISVLNIARMNWEYTKANLLKD
- a CDS encoding succinate dehydrogenase cytochrome b subunit, which codes for MKLTFLKSTLSRKNLMALTGLFLCFFLVIHLLGNLQLLLPADRAAERFNHYSDLLSGNIFIKMISYVLYLSLIAHAVDALIITVRNKQTATKYAYDNRKQASKWYSRNMGILGTILLIFLVIHFKDFWYVYKFGTVPFDRNGNKDLYVVVVHAFKSWWYVLLYVLSMFALGFHLLHGFKSAVRTLGLYHPGYAALVQTFGTVYSYAITIGFAVIPVYVHLTQFGLWN
- the fabF gene encoding beta-ketoacyl-ACP synthase II; the encoded protein is MLKRVVITGIGALTPLGNDVNTFWSNTIAGKSGAAKITRFDASLFRTQFACELKDYDVTKYLDRSDIKRTDRFTQYALVASDEAIKDSGFEFDKMDPFDVGVIWGSGQGGMDTFEQQSAEFALGNGTPRYSPFFVPKLIANMASGMISIRNGYMGINYTTVSACATSNTAIMDAFTYIRLGKAKIIVTGGSEAPISASSVGGFCAMKAMSAQNDTPETASKPFDIKRDGFVMGEGAGALVLEEYEHAVKRGATIYGEIGGAAMTADAYHMTATHPEGLGASHAMKLALTEAGLTIHDINYLNTHATSTPVGDLSETKAVSNLLGTGKNDLFISATKSMTGHLLGAAGAIEAIICLLSMRDSIIPPTINTDELDPAIPSNLNIVIKEAISAKVTSAMSNTFGFGGHNGIVVFKSL